From one Nocardioides scoriae genomic stretch:
- a CDS encoding DeoR/GlpR family DNA-binding transcription regulator: MEADERQRQILALARHDGRVEVARLADDLHVAPETVRRDLRQLVERGMLHRVHGGAHPVEGVGYESDVDQRKSSMVAEKRRIATAAAARLEGAESVYIDEGVTPQLVAEAIALAHPADARLTVVTSSLLAAGTLAPYPHITVVLLGGRLRGLTMATVDHWATRMLKELVIDLAYLGANGISREHGLTTPDPAVAAVKSQVVASARRRIFVGVHTKFNVSSFCRFADLPDFEALVTDTGVSAADAHRFGVMGPHVIRA; this comes from the coding sequence GTGGAGGCAGACGAGCGGCAGCGCCAGATCCTGGCCCTGGCCCGCCACGACGGACGGGTCGAGGTGGCGCGGCTGGCCGACGACCTGCACGTCGCCCCCGAGACCGTGCGCCGCGACCTGCGCCAGCTCGTGGAGCGCGGCATGCTGCACCGCGTCCACGGCGGCGCCCACCCCGTCGAGGGGGTCGGCTACGAGAGCGACGTCGACCAGCGCAAGAGCTCGATGGTCGCCGAGAAGCGACGCATCGCCACCGCCGCCGCCGCCCGGCTCGAGGGCGCCGAGTCGGTCTACATCGACGAGGGCGTCACCCCGCAGCTGGTCGCCGAGGCGATCGCCCTGGCCCACCCCGCGGACGCCCGGCTGACCGTCGTCACCTCCTCGCTGCTCGCCGCCGGCACGCTCGCGCCGTACCCCCACATCACGGTGGTGCTGCTCGGCGGCCGGCTCCGGGGCCTGACGATGGCCACCGTCGACCACTGGGCCACCCGGATGCTCAAGGAGCTGGTCATCGACCTGGCCTACCTGGGCGCCAACGGGATCTCCCGCGAGCACGGCCTCACCACCCCGGACCCCGCCGTGGCCGCGGTGAAGTCGCAGGTCGTGGCCAGCGCCCGCCGCCGGATCTTCGTCGGGGTGCACACCAAGTTCAACGTCTCGAGCTTCTGCCGCTTCGCCGACTTGCCCGACTTCGAGGCGCTGGTGACCGACACCGGCGTCAGCGCCGCCGACGCCCACCGGTTCGGCGTGATGGGCCCCCACGTCATCCGGGCCTGA
- the pdxY gene encoding pyridoxal kinase PdxY encodes MELLTIQSSVAFGHVGNSAAVFPLQRLGIEAWAVNTVHFSNHTGYGAWRGPLLSADDLREVVRGVEERGVLERVSAVLSGYQGAEDVGAVVLETVARTKELNPAAVYCCDPVMGDVGRGMFVRPGIPELMRDRVVPAADVITPNHFELDFLAGTTTRTTAELLAAVDAVRAAGPRTVLVTSVLTEDTPEGSVDVLAVSDAGAWTVRTPLLPISPNGCGDVTAAVFLAHLLRTGDAATALPRVTSTVFGILEETLAAGTREIALVAAQDVIAAPPERFTPTRLR; translated from the coding sequence ATGGAGCTCCTGACCATCCAGTCCTCGGTGGCCTTCGGGCACGTCGGCAACAGCGCGGCGGTCTTCCCGCTGCAGCGGCTCGGGATCGAGGCGTGGGCGGTCAACACGGTCCACTTCTCCAACCACACCGGGTACGGCGCGTGGCGCGGTCCGCTGCTGTCGGCCGACGACCTGCGCGAGGTGGTCCGCGGCGTCGAGGAGCGCGGGGTGCTCGAGCGGGTGAGCGCGGTGCTGAGCGGCTACCAGGGCGCCGAGGACGTGGGCGCGGTCGTGCTCGAGACCGTCGCCCGGACCAAGGAGCTCAACCCGGCCGCGGTCTACTGCTGCGACCCGGTGATGGGCGACGTGGGGCGCGGGATGTTCGTGCGCCCGGGCATCCCCGAGCTGATGCGCGACCGGGTGGTGCCGGCGGCCGACGTCATCACGCCCAACCACTTCGAGCTCGACTTCCTGGCCGGCACCACCACCCGCACCACCGCCGAGCTGCTGGCCGCCGTCGACGCCGTGCGCGCGGCCGGGCCGCGCACCGTGCTGGTGACCAGCGTGCTCACCGAGGACACCCCCGAGGGCTCGGTCGACGTGCTCGCGGTCTCCGACGCCGGCGCCTGGACGGTGCGCACCCCGCTGCTCCCGATCAGCCCCAACGGCTGCGGCGACGTGACGGCGGCGGTCTTCCTGGCGCACCTGCTGCGCACCGGCGACGCCGCGACGGCCCTGCCGCGCGTGACCTCCACCGTGTTCGGCATCCTCGAGGAGACCCTGGCCGCCGGCACCCGCGAGATCGCGCTCGTGGCCGCCCAGGACGTCATCGCCGCGCCGCCGGAGCGGTTCACACCCACGCGCCTGCGATGA
- a CDS encoding dioxygenase family protein → MTTTTTPSGRMPALYLGHGAPPLLDDPVWSGQLRALAADLPRPTAILIVSAHWESAPLTLSASGPGVDLVYDFGGFAERYYRMTYRTPAADALAQRVAALMPDTETVHQHASRGLDHGAWVPLRIMYPEADIPVLQMSLPTHDPEKLLALGARLRELRDEGVLVVGSGFLTHGLPFLTEFRIDAAAPGWSTDFDGWASEAIARGDVAELAAYRSKAPGMPYAHPTVEHYTPLFVALGAATDPGAPADQVIDGYWMGLSKRSLLIA, encoded by the coding sequence ATGACCACGACCACCACCCCCTCCGGACGGATGCCGGCGCTCTACCTCGGTCACGGCGCCCCGCCGCTGCTGGACGACCCGGTGTGGTCGGGCCAGCTGCGGGCCCTCGCGGCCGACCTGCCGCGGCCGACGGCGATCCTCATCGTCAGCGCCCACTGGGAGTCCGCCCCGCTGACGCTGAGCGCCTCGGGCCCCGGCGTCGACCTGGTCTACGACTTCGGCGGCTTCGCCGAGCGCTACTACCGGATGACCTACCGGACGCCGGCGGCCGACGCCCTGGCCCAGCGGGTCGCGGCTCTGATGCCCGACACCGAGACCGTCCACCAGCACGCCTCGCGCGGGCTCGACCACGGCGCGTGGGTGCCGCTGCGGATCATGTACCCCGAGGCCGACATCCCCGTGCTGCAGATGTCGCTGCCCACCCACGACCCCGAGAAGCTGCTCGCGCTCGGCGCCCGCCTCCGGGAGCTGCGCGACGAGGGCGTGCTGGTCGTCGGTTCGGGCTTCCTCACCCACGGCCTGCCCTTCCTCACCGAGTTCCGCATCGACGCCGCCGCCCCCGGCTGGTCGACGGACTTCGACGGCTGGGCCTCCGAGGCGATCGCGCGCGGCGACGTGGCCGAGCTGGCGGCGTACCGCTCGAAGGCCCCGGGCATGCCGTACGCCCACCCGACGGTCGAGCACTACACCCCGCTCTTCGTGGCGCTCGGCGCCGCCACCGACCCCGGCGCGCCCGCCGACCAGGTCATCGACGGCTACTGGATGGGGCTCTCGAAGCGGTCGCTGCTGATCGCCTGA
- a CDS encoding ABC transporter substrate-binding protein: MTPRSSTRRLAIAGTAALSLVLAGCGAGAGGGGASDDAKSINVLMVGNPQMVDIEKLTKDSFTKDTGIKVNYTILPENELRDKVTQDIATKAGQYDVATIGAYEVPIWSENGWLAPLDEYADASGFDKGDLIEPIVQSLSGQDGKLYALPFYGESSFLMYRKDVFAKEGIEMPDQPTWDQVAAAAAKVDGAEPGMKGICLRGLPGWGEMFAPLTTVVNTFGGTWFTKDWQPEVDSPEFSEAVNFYVDLIKEHGEPGAAQAGFTECLNAMSQGKVAMWYDATSAAGSLEDPSVSKVAGKVGYAFAPVKETKSAGWLWTWAWAMPKTTKKADAAAEFMTWASGKDYEKLVGEKLGWARVPAGKRESTYALPEYEKAAAAFGDKTLQAIESADPTNPGVQPRPTVGVQFVAIPEFQDLGTKVSQDIAAAIAGRGTVEDALKKGQSLAEDVAKDYQ, from the coding sequence GTGACCCCACGGTCCAGCACCCGCCGGCTCGCGATCGCCGGCACCGCGGCCCTGAGCCTCGTCCTCGCCGGATGCGGCGCCGGGGCCGGAGGCGGCGGCGCCAGCGACGACGCCAAGTCGATCAACGTCCTGATGGTCGGCAACCCGCAGATGGTCGACATCGAGAAGCTCACCAAGGACAGCTTCACCAAGGACACGGGGATCAAGGTGAACTACACGATCCTCCCCGAGAACGAATTGCGCGACAAGGTCACCCAGGACATCGCCACCAAGGCCGGGCAGTACGACGTCGCGACCATCGGCGCCTACGAGGTCCCGATCTGGTCGGAGAACGGCTGGCTGGCCCCCCTCGACGAGTACGCCGACGCCAGCGGCTTCGACAAGGGCGACCTGATCGAGCCGATCGTGCAGTCGCTCTCGGGCCAGGACGGCAAGCTCTACGCCCTGCCGTTCTACGGCGAGTCCTCCTTCCTGATGTACCGCAAGGACGTCTTCGCCAAGGAGGGCATCGAGATGCCCGACCAGCCCACCTGGGACCAGGTCGCGGCCGCCGCGGCCAAGGTCGACGGCGCCGAGCCCGGCATGAAGGGCATCTGCCTGCGCGGCCTCCCCGGCTGGGGCGAGATGTTCGCGCCGCTCACCACCGTGGTCAACACCTTCGGCGGCACCTGGTTCACCAAGGACTGGCAGCCCGAGGTCGACAGCCCGGAGTTCAGCGAGGCCGTCAACTTCTACGTCGACCTGATCAAGGAGCACGGCGAGCCCGGAGCCGCCCAGGCCGGCTTCACCGAGTGCCTCAACGCCATGAGCCAGGGCAAGGTCGCCATGTGGTACGACGCCACCTCGGCCGCCGGCTCGCTCGAGGACCCGTCGGTCAGCAAGGTCGCCGGCAAGGTCGGCTACGCCTTCGCCCCCGTCAAGGAGACGAAGTCCGCCGGCTGGCTGTGGACCTGGGCCTGGGCGATGCCCAAGACCACCAAGAAGGCCGACGCCGCCGCGGAGTTCATGACCTGGGCCTCCGGCAAGGACTACGAGAAGCTGGTCGGCGAGAAGCTCGGCTGGGCGCGGGTCCCCGCCGGCAAGCGCGAGTCGACGTACGCCCTCCCGGAGTACGAGAAGGCCGCCGCCGCGTTCGGTGACAAGACCCTGCAGGCCATCGAGTCCGCCGACCCGACCAACCCGGGCGTGCAGCCGCGTCCCACGGTCGGCGTGCAGTTCGTCGCCATCCCGGAGTTCCAGGACCTCGGCACCAAGGTGTCCCAGGACATCGCCGCCGCCATCGCCGGTCGCGGCACCGTCGAGGACGCCCTGAAGAAGGGGCAGAGCCTGGCCGAGGACGTCGCGAAGGACTACCAGTGA